One Flavobacterium sp. 90 DNA segment encodes these proteins:
- a CDS encoding SdpA family antimicrobial peptide system protein gives MNKTIITSFWAVLVFFILFSNNPSYPILSHNTKKAFSYLFPQGWGFFTKDPKEVTIDVYQMEKKNMKLVTINNFSSQNLFGLSREARYIGYELGKLEQYIPKKAYVNKLGFVGKTYPGISTVVKIPFIPKFYSLDKEYVIFQYKIVPFSWINKNQEQYKPYLVAKIKFEYSPSASYNPKKYFEKNR, from the coding sequence ATGAATAAAACCATAATTACTTCTTTTTGGGCTGTGCTTGTTTTTTTTATATTATTTTCTAACAATCCAAGTTATCCTATTTTAAGTCATAATACAAAAAAAGCTTTTTCCTATTTGTTCCCCCAGGGATGGGGATTTTTTACAAAAGATCCGAAAGAAGTAACCATTGATGTTTATCAAATGGAGAAAAAAAACATGAAATTAGTAACCATAAACAATTTTTCTTCGCAAAATTTATTTGGATTATCAAGAGAAGCAAGATATATAGGTTATGAATTGGGTAAATTAGAACAATACATACCTAAAAAAGCTTATGTGAACAAACTTGGATTCGTTGGTAAAACCTATCCCGGTATTTCCACTGTTGTAAAAATTCCGTTTATCCCCAAATTTTATTCACTTGACAAAGAATATGTTATATTTCAGTATAAAATTGTCCCCTTCTCATGGATTAATAAAAATCAAGAGCAATATAAACCTTATTTAGTAGCGAAAATAAAATTTGAATATTCACCATCCGCATCCTATAACCCTAAAAAATATTTTGAAAAAAATAGATAA